The Spirochaetota bacterium genomic sequence GTATAAAGCTGGATTTACTCATGTTGAAATTGTAAAAGAATATAGTTATAGCACTATATTTGAAAATGAAGAATTGTGTAGTCATAACGTATCTAATACAGATTATGCAAAGTATAAAGATGTTGTGAAAAGTATAAGTATAATTGCATGGAAATAGAAAAATAATAAATTTCCTTGATTTTTAACTATAAGCTTAATTAAATACCAATTTATTGACTAAATATATACATATAAGGTGGCACGCCAATGAAAGAAGGATATGTAGTCCCTACTATTGAAAAAATAGCATATGGCCTTGGGGATCTAGCAATTAATATTGCCTATACTACTATCGGCTTTTATTTTTTGTTCTTTTTGGTTAATGTTGCAGGATTACCTCCACAGTGGGCTGGAATTATTTTCTTTTTAGCCCGTGCATGGGATGCAATAACCGACCCGCTTATGGGAATGATATCTGACCGTACTGTATCCAAATATGGAAGGCGAAGGGTCTATTTTTTGTTTGGCTGCATTCCGTTTGGAATAATGTTTATGCTAATCTGGCTGGTACCTTCATTTAACCATCTTATGATGTTTGGATATTATACTGCAATAGCAATCCTGTTTAATACTGCGTTCACAGTGGTGGCTGTTCCCTATAATGCCCTGATGCCGGAGCTATCGCAAAACTATGACGAACGTACAAGTATATCCGGGTATCGTATGTCACTTTCATTTGTTGGCAATCTTGTTGCTGCTGTTGGAGTATCTGTAATTGTTGATGTTGTCTTCAAAGGCAAAGAACAGTATACTACAAGCTATCCTGTTATGGGTGTTGTTTTTGGTATCATTATCATTATTTTAATTTTCATCACCTTTGTGGGAACAAAGGAACGTGTCAAGTCACAAGCGTTACTCCATGAAGGGCTTTTCAAGACATTTAAAGCTGTATTGAGTTTACGGGAATTCAGGATACTGCTGGGAATGTTTTTATTCAATATGATTGGGTTTGACCTTATACAAGCATTATTTATATTCTTTTTAAAAGATGTCATTTTAATTTCTGAAGATATGACATTCGTTGTAATGGGCATTCCGCTTATTATTGCGGTGATGTCAGCTCCACTGTGGATTTATGTTTCAGATAAATTAGATAAACGCAGGGCATATATAGTTGCTGCAGTGTATTTTACGCTATCGCTATTGTTATGCCTGATAGCTCCGGTAGGGAGTCTTTGGTTTGTAATAGCAATTGGTGTGCTGGCAGGAGTAGGCATTTCAGCATCACAGATTATTCCATTTTCCATGATTCCTGATGTCATTGAATATGATGAATACAAAAACGGCGTACGTCGGGAAGGAGCTTTTTATGGCATTACTACTTTTTTGTATAAAGTGGCATCAGCGTCAGCAATTGCGGTTGCATCAGCAATACTGGGTTATTTTGGCTACATTGAAAACAGTATAGCAGCGCAGCCACAATCTGCAATTCACGCTATTCGCTATATGATGGCGTTTGCACCGGGTATATGTTTTTTGGTTTCAGTGTATTTTGTTTCAATTCTTCCTATTACTAGGGAGGGGTTTGATGAAATAAAAAGAGCACTGGAGCAACGAAAAACAGGTTCCATATAAATTAATTAAGGCCAGAATGGCCAAAAGCATATTGCCGGTCAAAATCAAAGTGACAGTGGTGAAATTCAATAAATGAGAGGAAATTGTATGAGATATTCAGCAATATTGATATCAGTAATTGTATTAAATATAGTACTGTTATCGGGTTGTGCCCGTAAAGAAAAGGGAAGGTATTATAATGATGAATATGGTTTTTCGATCGTTTTTCCAAAATATTGGGAAA encodes the following:
- a CDS encoding glycoside-pentoside-hexuronide (GPH):cation symporter, encoding MKEGYVVPTIEKIAYGLGDLAINIAYTTIGFYFLFFLVNVAGLPPQWAGIIFFLARAWDAITDPLMGMISDRTVSKYGRRRVYFLFGCIPFGIMFMLIWLVPSFNHLMMFGYYTAIAILFNTAFTVVAVPYNALMPELSQNYDERTSISGYRMSLSFVGNLVAAVGVSVIVDVVFKGKEQYTTSYPVMGVVFGIIIIILIFITFVGTKERVKSQALLHEGLFKTFKAVLSLREFRILLGMFLFNMIGFDLIQALFIFFLKDVILISEDMTFVVMGIPLIIAVMSAPLWIYVSDKLDKRRAYIVAAVYFTLSLLLCLIAPVGSLWFVIAIGVLAGVGISASQIIPFSMIPDVIEYDEYKNGVRREGAFYGITTFLYKVASASAIAVASAILGYFGYIENSIAAQPQSAIHAIRYMMAFAPGICFLVSVYFVSILPITREGFDEIKRALEQRKTGSI